The following nucleotide sequence is from Thermodesulfovibrionales bacterium.
GGCACTCCTCAATTCCCGACACCCCTCTCTTGACAGATTCTTTTTCCCTTTGATAACGTATCCGCGAACCCTCTCCGGCCTCACTAGTGACGGGAAGGGCTTCAGCCTTTTCCCGGAGAAACCCATGCAGACCCCAAAATTCAACAGAAGGCGTAAACCCGTCAGCGCTTCCGGAAGCGGAGAATGGATTTACGGTATCAATCCCGTCCTTGAGGCGCTCAAGGCCCGCAGGGATATCAAGGCCCTCTTTATTTCAGCGGGGAGACACGAAAAAGTCGGCGAGATAAGAAAAGAAGCCGAGAAGGGGGGCATCCCTGTCGAGAGCGCCGAAGCAGGCTTTTTCGACAAGAATTTCCCTAAGGGCCATCAGGGGGTAGCCGCGAGGGTTCTTCAAAAGGCCTATGCAATGCTGGACGACATCCTAGCCATGCCTTCAGAGAGAAATGAAAAGGCCCTCTTTGTCGCTCTTGACGGCATAGAAGACCCGAGAAATTTTGGGGCGATTCTGCGTTCCGCCGATGCGTCCGGGGTTCATGGTGTCATTATCCAGTCTTACCGATCGGCGGGTATCGGTCCCGAGGCCTCCAAGGCTTCCGCAGGCGCGATGGAGTATGTTCCCGTTTCGGTCGTCCCGAATATCAAGTACGCAGTCCAGAGAATGAGAGAAGAGGGAATCACTGTTGTCGGTACCGACGCCCTTGCTCCTATTCCCCTCTGGGAGACGGATCTTACCGTCCCCCTCTGTGTGGTAATAGGATCTGAAGGCAGAGGTATGAGGAAAATTCTCAGGGAGTATTGTGACGTTCTCGTGAAGATTCCGATGACAGGGGAAATCGGTTCTCTGAATGTTTCGGTTGCCACTGGGATACTGCTTTTTGAGGTTATGAGGCAGAGATTCACCCAAAAAAAGAATTACCAGGAAGTTTTGTGAGCATAGCTTAGAAAACAATAATTTTTCTTGAAAAATTAGGTTTGACCAATATATAATGAATCTCTTAAATTAATCACTTGATTAAAAGAGAAGGGAAGGTGGACTGTTGCCTCTTAACGCCACCGTAGCTCAGCTGGCAGAGCAGCTGATTTGTAATCAGCGGGTCGGGGGTTCGATTCCCTTCGGTGGCTCCATGGAGAGGTTCCCGAGTGGCCAAAGGGGACGGGCTGTAAACCCGTTGGCGCAGCCTTCGGAGGTTCGAATCCTCCCCTCTCCACCAGGAACAACAGGGAAAGAGGGTCGAGCGATCGTGAGGAGTTGCGGTAATGACACGCATGTTCATTACCGAGAAGTTGGTGCGGGAGTAGCTCAGTGGTAGAGCGTCAGCCTTCCAAGCTGAGGGTCGCGGGTTCGAATCCCGTTTCCCGCTCCATGAAGATAGTCAGAAAGTGCGGATAAAAGCTGAGCCGCTGAAGCTCATGATATCCCTCGTGATGGCTTTTTGCTGCTTTAGTGTTGGCGCCCATGTAGCT
It contains:
- the rlmB gene encoding 23S rRNA (guanosine(2251)-2'-O)-methyltransferase RlmB — its product is MQTPKFNRRRKPVSASGSGEWIYGINPVLEALKARRDIKALFISAGRHEKVGEIRKEAEKGGIPVESAEAGFFDKNFPKGHQGVAARVLQKAYAMLDDILAMPSERNEKALFVALDGIEDPRNFGAILRSADASGVHGVIIQSYRSAGIGPEASKASAGAMEYVPVSVVPNIKYAVQRMREEGITVVGTDALAPIPLWETDLTVPLCVVIGSEGRGMRKILREYCDVLVKIPMTGEIGSLNVSVATGILLFEVMRQRFTQKKNYQEVL